One Pseudomonas sp. HOU2 genomic window carries:
- a CDS encoding LysR family transcriptional regulator: MEFSQLRIFQAVAEEGSITRAAERLHRVPSNLSTRLKQLEEQLGVELFVRERQRLQLSPAGKVLLDYTGKLFALRDQASAAVMGGQPAGDFVLGTLYSTAAIHLPALLARYHKQYPAVNLQVQSGPSGELLEGLVSGRLDAALVDGPPQLAGIDGVPLCDERLVLISEADHPPIRSAKEVEGRAVFTFRHGCAYRARLEAWFVHYQAAMGRAMEIESYQGMLACVIAGSGVALMSESMLASLPGRESVAVHPLAEPFASATTWLMWRKGMVGANLNAWIEQQQALYPVAANETRQTA, translated from the coding sequence GTGGAGTTCAGCCAATTGCGGATCTTTCAGGCAGTCGCCGAGGAAGGTTCGATCACCCGCGCAGCAGAACGCCTGCACCGGGTGCCGTCCAACCTGTCGACCCGGCTCAAGCAGCTGGAAGAGCAATTGGGCGTCGAACTGTTCGTTCGTGAGCGTCAGCGTTTGCAGTTATCGCCTGCGGGAAAAGTCCTGCTGGACTACACCGGCAAGCTGTTCGCCCTGCGTGATCAAGCCAGTGCGGCAGTGATGGGCGGGCAACCGGCGGGGGATTTCGTTCTCGGTACGCTGTACAGCACCGCGGCAATCCACTTGCCGGCGTTGCTCGCGCGCTATCACAAGCAATATCCGGCGGTGAATCTGCAAGTGCAGTCCGGCCCCAGCGGCGAGTTGCTCGAAGGTCTGGTCTCCGGGCGTCTCGATGCGGCGTTGGTGGACGGTCCGCCGCAACTGGCCGGGATCGACGGGGTGCCGCTGTGTGACGAGCGTCTGGTGCTGATCAGTGAAGCCGATCACCCGCCGATCCGCAGCGCCAAAGAGGTCGAGGGCAGGGCGGTGTTCACCTTCCGTCATGGCTGCGCCTATCGCGCACGGCTGGAGGCGTGGTTCGTCCACTATCAGGCGGCGATGGGCCGGGCGATGGAGATCGAGTCGTATCAGGGCATGCTGGCTTGCGTGATTGCCGGCAGCGGTGTGGCATTGATGTCGGAGTCAATGCTGGCCAGTCTGCCGGGGCGCGAAAGCGTCGCGGTGCACCCTTTGGCCGAGCCGTTCGCCAGTGCGACAACGTGGCTCATGTGGCGCAAGGGCATGGTCGGGGCCAACCTCAATGCCTGGATTGAACAGCAGCAAGCGCTCTATCCCGTGGCTGCGAACGAAACCCGGCAAACGGCGTGA
- a CDS encoding PA1414 family protein — MKDKIQNWLHDLGVALGLIEPPLQPVPIRTDDEQRRRQPRRR; from the coding sequence ATGAAAGATAAAATTCAGAACTGGCTGCACGATTTGGGTGTTGCCCTCGGCTTGATCGAACCGCCTCTGCAACCCGTACCGATCCGCACCGATGACGAACAGCGCCGGCGTCAGCCTCGCCGGCGGTAA
- a CDS encoding MBL fold metallo-hydrolase, translated as MKIVSRDQWFDVLSLSDGIRLIHEPYIRPFYRCNLWHIQGRNKDLLLDSGSGLVSLREQLPWLTERPLVAVASHCHFDHIAGHHEFAERLVHRAEADILAAPDGDNDLSRAFVGDDMFEAHPGCPLCYAEYRVKAAPATGFVEDGDVLDLGNRTLQVLHTPGHSPGGISLYEAATETLFSGDIIYDGPLIEDAYHSNLQDYAASLRRLQALPIRTVHGGHFGSFSGEHLRSMIDEWLRRHA; from the coding sequence ATGAAGATTGTTTCTCGCGATCAATGGTTCGACGTTTTGAGCTTGAGCGATGGCATCCGGTTGATCCACGAGCCGTACATCCGCCCGTTCTACCGCTGCAACCTCTGGCACATCCAGGGCCGCAACAAGGATCTGCTGCTCGACAGCGGCTCGGGGCTGGTCAGCCTGCGCGAACAGTTGCCGTGGCTCACCGAACGGCCGCTGGTGGCCGTCGCCAGCCACTGCCACTTTGATCACATCGCCGGGCATCACGAATTCGCCGAACGCCTGGTACATCGCGCCGAGGCCGACATTCTTGCCGCGCCGGATGGTGACAATGACCTGAGCCGGGCCTTCGTCGGCGACGACATGTTCGAGGCGCACCCGGGCTGCCCGCTGTGCTACGCCGAATACCGGGTCAAGGCCGCGCCGGCCACCGGGTTTGTCGAGGATGGCGACGTGCTGGATCTGGGCAACCGCACCTTGCAGGTGCTGCACACGCCGGGGCATTCGCCGGGCGGGATCAGCCTGTATGAAGCGGCGACCGAAACGTTGTTCAGCGGCGACATCATTTACGACGGGCCGTTGATCGAGGACGCCTACCACTCCAATCTGCAGGATTACGCCGCCAGTCTGCGGCGCTTGCAGGCGCTACCGATCCGCACGGTGCATGGCGGACATTTCGGCAGTTTTTCCGGCGAGCATCTGCGCTCGATGATTGACGAATGGCTGCGCCGACACGCTTGA
- a CDS encoding sodium:solute symporter translates to MALDLFVVLIYAAGMLLLGYYGMRKAKTNEDFLVAGRNLGPSLYMGTMAATVLGGASTVGTVRLGYVHGISGFWLCAALGCGIVALNLFLAKPLLKLKIYTVTQVLEKRYNPMARSASAAIMLAYALMIGVTSILAIGTVLQVLFGLPFWISVLLGGGVVVIYSAIGGMWSLTLTDIVQFIIKTVGLMFILLPICLYRVGGWDELVLKLPAAAFNFTTIGWDTIITYFMIYFFGILIGQDIWQRVFTVKTAKVAQYAGSIAGIYCILYGLACALIGMAAHVLIPDLDNVNNAFAAIVKLSLPDGIRGLVIAAALAAMMSTASAGLLAAATTLTEDLLPKLRGGKQSSLAINRLFTLLTGVVVLGIALVVNDVISALTLAYNLLVGGMLIPLIGAIFWKRATTAGAIASMGLGFATALLFMFKDGLDANTPIYYSLAVGLVSFVVVSLVSPRPATVASAI, encoded by the coding sequence ATGGCTTTGGATTTATTCGTCGTCCTCATCTACGCCGCCGGCATGCTGTTGCTCGGCTACTACGGCATGCGCAAGGCCAAGACCAACGAGGACTTTCTGGTCGCCGGGCGTAACCTGGGCCCGAGCCTGTACATGGGCACCATGGCCGCGACCGTACTCGGTGGCGCGTCCACCGTCGGCACCGTGCGTCTGGGCTACGTGCATGGCATTTCCGGCTTCTGGTTGTGCGCGGCACTGGGCTGCGGCATCGTCGCGCTGAACCTGTTCCTTGCCAAACCACTGCTGAAACTGAAGATCTACACCGTTACCCAGGTGCTGGAAAAACGCTACAACCCGATGGCCCGCTCGGCGAGCGCGGCGATCATGCTGGCCTATGCCCTGATGATCGGCGTGACCTCGATCCTGGCGATCGGCACCGTACTGCAAGTGCTGTTCGGCCTGCCCTTCTGGATCTCGGTATTGCTCGGCGGTGGCGTGGTGGTGATCTACTCGGCGATCGGCGGCATGTGGTCGCTGACCCTGACAGACATCGTCCAGTTCATCATCAAGACCGTGGGCCTGATGTTCATCCTGTTGCCGATCTGCCTGTACCGCGTCGGCGGCTGGGACGAACTGGTGCTGAAGCTGCCGGCAGCGGCGTTCAACTTCACCACCATCGGCTGGGACACGATCATCACCTACTTCATGATCTACTTCTTCGGCATCCTGATCGGTCAAGACATCTGGCAACGGGTGTTCACCGTCAAGACCGCCAAAGTCGCCCAGTACGCCGGCAGCATCGCCGGTATCTACTGCATCCTCTACGGTCTGGCCTGCGCACTGATCGGCATGGCCGCTCACGTACTGATCCCGGATCTGGACAACGTCAACAACGCCTTCGCCGCCATCGTCAAACTGTCGCTGCCGGACGGCATCCGTGGTCTGGTAATCGCTGCGGCACTGGCGGCGATGATGTCCACCGCCAGCGCCGGCCTGCTCGCTGCTGCCACCACCCTGACTGAAGACCTGCTGCCGAAATTGCGCGGCGGCAAACAGTCGAGCCTGGCGATCAACCGCCTGTTCACCCTGCTGACCGGTGTCGTGGTCCTGGGCATCGCGCTGGTGGTGAATGACGTGATCAGCGCCCTGACCCTGGCGTACAACCTGTTGGTGGGCGGCATGCTGATTCCGCTGATCGGTGCGATTTTCTGGAAACGCGCGACCACCGCCGGCGCCATCGCCAGCATGGGCCTGGGTTTTGCCACCGCTCTGCTGTTCATGTTCAAGGACGGTCTGGACGCCAACACGCCGATCTACTACAGCCTGGCTGTGGGCCTGGTGAGTTTTGTGGTGGTCAGCCTGGTCTCCCCGCGCCCGGCGACGGTGGCGAGTGCGATCTAA
- a CDS encoding cytosine permease has translation MNNNNNDQSLTQIETHGVEQIPDHERTAGPTDLFRMIFGGSNTFATAVLGSFPVLFGLSFQAGVWAIVLGVLLGSLILAPMGLFGPLNGTNNAVSSGAHFGVHGRIVGSFLSLLTAIAFFSLSVWSSGDALIGGAKRLIGLPETDLTLGLAYGLFAILVLTVCIYGFRFLLWVNKIAVWSASLLFLLGIFAFAGPFDVNYAGTVNLGQPGFWAAFIGAALVAMSNPISFGAFLGDWSRYIPRDTSKQRIMAAVVLSQIATFIPFLFGLTTATIVAIKAPDYIAANNYVGGLLAVSPSWFFLPVCLIAVIGGMSTGTTSLYGTGLDMSSVFPRVLSRVKATLLIGVLSIAFIFIGRFAANLVQSVSTFAVLIITCTTPWMVIMIIGLLMRRGFYCPDDLQVFTRGEQGGRYWFNHGWNWRGLGAWIPSAAVGLCFVNLPGQFVGPLGEMAGGIDISLPVTLGLASVVYLTLLSLFPEPREVFGPQDARSQGAKSPAKSALRQAA, from the coding sequence ATGAATAACAACAACAACGACCAAAGCCTTACGCAAATTGAAACCCACGGGGTCGAGCAGATCCCGGACCACGAACGCACCGCAGGCCCGACGGACTTGTTCCGGATGATCTTCGGTGGTTCCAATACCTTTGCCACCGCCGTGCTCGGCAGTTTCCCGGTGCTGTTCGGCCTGTCGTTTCAGGCCGGCGTCTGGGCAATTGTGCTGGGCGTGCTGCTCGGCTCGCTGATCCTCGCACCGATGGGCCTGTTCGGCCCGCTCAACGGCACCAACAATGCCGTGTCCTCGGGTGCCCACTTCGGCGTGCACGGGCGGATCGTCGGCTCGTTCCTGTCGCTGTTGACCGCCATCGCGTTTTTCTCGCTCTCGGTGTGGAGTTCGGGGGATGCGTTGATCGGGGGTGCGAAACGCCTGATCGGTCTGCCGGAAACCGACCTGACCCTGGGTCTGGCCTACGGTCTGTTCGCGATTCTGGTGCTGACCGTGTGCATCTACGGCTTCCGCTTTCTGCTGTGGGTGAACAAGATCGCGGTGTGGAGCGCCAGCCTGTTGTTCCTGCTGGGCATCTTCGCCTTCGCCGGTCCTTTCGATGTGAACTACGCCGGCACGGTGAACCTCGGTCAACCGGGCTTCTGGGCGGCGTTCATCGGCGCGGCGCTGGTGGCGATGAGCAACCCGATTTCCTTCGGTGCGTTCCTCGGCGACTGGTCGCGCTACATCCCGCGTGACACCTCCAAGCAGCGGATCATGGCCGCCGTGGTGCTGTCGCAGATCGCCACGTTCATCCCGTTCCTGTTCGGCCTGACCACCGCGACCATTGTCGCGATCAAGGCGCCGGACTACATCGCGGCGAACAACTATGTGGGCGGCCTGCTGGCGGTATCGCCGAGCTGGTTCTTCCTGCCGGTGTGCCTGATTGCGGTGATCGGCGGCATGTCCACCGGCACCACCTCGCTGTATGGCACCGGGCTGGACATGTCCAGCGTGTTCCCACGGGTGCTGTCACGCGTGAAAGCCACGCTGCTGATCGGCGTGCTGTCGATTGCCTTCATCTTCATCGGGCGCTTCGCGGCGAACCTGGTGCAAAGCGTGTCGACCTTCGCCGTGCTGATCATCACCTGCACCACCCCGTGGATGGTGATCATGATCATCGGCCTCTTGATGCGTCGCGGCTTCTACTGCCCGGATGACCTGCAGGTGTTCACTCGCGGCGAGCAAGGCGGACGCTACTGGTTCAACCACGGCTGGAACTGGCGTGGCCTGGGCGCATGGATCCCGAGCGCGGCGGTCGGCCTGTGTTTCGTCAACCTGCCGGGGCAGTTCGTCGGCCCGCTGGGCGAGATGGCCGGTGGTATCGACATCAGCCTGCCGGTGACCCTGGGCCTGGCCTCGGTGGTGTACCTGACGCTGCTGAGCCTGTTCCCGGAACCGCGGGAGGTGTTTGGACCGCAGGATGCGCGCAGCCAAGGCGCGAAGTCGCCAGCTAAATCGGCACTGCGCCAGGCGGCCTGA
- a CDS encoding nuclear transport factor 2 family protein: protein MNERDQVLKAAADLVSAFARNDREAYFGAFSADASFVFYTLEQPLLSRDAYQALWDSWRAEDGFEVLSCTSSNAFVSLQGDVAVFIHDVATELRMQGEQHFSQERETIVFRKQASSLEQQGHWLACHEHLSAMPEGLPSP, encoded by the coding sequence ATGAACGAACGTGATCAGGTGTTGAAAGCGGCCGCCGATCTGGTGTCCGCCTTCGCTCGCAACGATCGCGAAGCTTATTTCGGCGCGTTCAGCGCCGATGCAAGTTTCGTGTTTTACACCCTCGAACAGCCGTTGCTGTCGCGCGATGCCTATCAGGCCTTGTGGGACAGCTGGCGCGCCGAGGATGGCTTTGAAGTGCTGTCGTGCACTTCGAGCAACGCCTTCGTCAGCCTGCAAGGTGACGTGGCGGTGTTTATCCATGACGTGGCCACCGAGCTGCGCATGCAAGGGGAGCAACATTTCAGCCAGGAGCGCGAGACGATTGTTTTCAGGAAACAAGCGTCGAGCCTAGAACAACAAGGCCATTGGCTGGCCTGCCACGAACATTTGTCCGCAATGCCGGAAGGGCTGCCATCCCCTTAG
- the speB gene encoding agmatinase, with translation MDKILHQPLGGNEMPRFGGIATMLRLPHVPTAAGLDAAFVGVPLDIGTSLRPGTRFGPRDIRTESVMIRPYNMATGAAPFDSLSVADIGDVAINTFNLLDAVRIIEEAYDNILEHNVIPMTLGGDHTITLPILRAIHKKHGKVGLVHIDAHADVNDHMFGEKIAHGTTFRRAVEEGLLDCDRVVQIGLRAQGYTADDFNWSRDQGFRVVQAEECWHKSLAPLMAEVREKVGGGPVYLSFDIDGIDPAWAPGTGTPEIGGLTTIQAIEIVRGCQGLDLIGCDLVEVSPAYDTTGNTSLLAANLLYEMLCVLPGVVHR, from the coding sequence GTGGACAAGATTCTTCACCAACCACTGGGCGGCAACGAAATGCCGCGCTTCGGCGGCATCGCCACCATGCTCCGACTCCCCCATGTACCGACCGCTGCCGGCCTGGACGCTGCCTTCGTTGGCGTGCCCCTGGACATCGGTACTTCGCTGCGCCCCGGCACCCGCTTCGGGCCGCGCGACATCCGCACCGAATCGGTGATGATCCGCCCGTACAACATGGCCACCGGCGCCGCGCCGTTCGACTCGCTGTCGGTTGCCGACATCGGTGACGTGGCGATCAACACCTTCAACCTGCTCGACGCCGTGCGCATCATCGAAGAAGCCTACGACAACATCCTCGAGCACAACGTGATCCCGATGACCCTGGGTGGCGACCACACCATCACCCTGCCGATCCTGCGTGCCATCCACAAAAAGCACGGCAAGGTCGGTCTGGTGCACATCGATGCCCACGCTGACGTCAACGATCACATGTTCGGCGAGAAGATCGCCCACGGCACGACCTTCCGTCGCGCCGTCGAAGAAGGTCTTCTGGACTGCGACCGCGTGGTGCAGATTGGTCTGCGCGCACAGGGCTACACCGCTGACGACTTCAACTGGAGCCGCGATCAGGGCTTCCGCGTCGTACAAGCCGAAGAGTGCTGGCACAAGTCGCTGGCACCGCTGATGGCCGAAGTGCGCGAGAAAGTCGGCGGCGGCCCGGTGTACCTGAGCTTCGACATCGACGGTATCGACCCGGCCTGGGCGCCCGGCACCGGCACCCCGGAAATCGGTGGTCTGACGACCATTCAGGCGATTGAAATCGTTCGTGGCTGCCAGGGCCTCGACCTGATCGGCTGCGATCTGGTAGAAGTCTCGCCCGCTTACGACACCACCGGCAACACCTCGCTGCTGGCCGCCAACCTGCTGTACGAAATGCTCTGCGTACTGCCGGGCGTGGTCCACCGCTGA
- a CDS encoding LysR family transcriptional regulator, with the protein MANALPDLKLLRIFVSVVRHQGFANAQQELNLSTSAISTYMSQLEAALGLVLCHRGRGGFSLTSKGELFHQETLRLLAELEGFEQYAAALKGELRGTLNLGVIDSTVSDKALPFAEAIGAYSQEHPAVHLHLSVMSPYELQLGVQDNRLDLAIGAFSTRMSGLVYMPLYREQHWLYCSSRHPLFNERRIPEQVITQQRMVGRGYWSQAELARHGFKHSAATVESMEAQLILVLSGAYIGYLPEHYAQAWADKGDLRVLLPATFGYQAPFSMIMRRGRSREPLIQTFRDLLKAQLNQA; encoded by the coding sequence ATGGCCAACGCTTTACCCGACCTGAAACTATTGCGCATCTTCGTCAGCGTGGTCCGGCATCAGGGTTTTGCCAATGCGCAGCAGGAGCTCAACCTGTCGACCTCGGCGATCAGCACCTACATGAGCCAGCTCGAAGCGGCGCTCGGTCTGGTGCTGTGTCATCGCGGGCGCGGCGGGTTCAGCCTGACCAGCAAGGGCGAGCTGTTCCATCAGGAAACCCTGCGCCTGCTCGCCGAACTCGAAGGTTTCGAGCAATACGCCGCCGCGCTCAAGGGCGAACTGCGTGGCACGCTCAACCTCGGGGTGATCGACTCCACCGTCAGCGACAAGGCCTTGCCGTTCGCCGAAGCCATTGGCGCCTACAGTCAGGAACACCCGGCGGTGCATTTGCACCTGTCGGTGATGAGCCCCTACGAACTGCAACTCGGTGTGCAGGACAACCGTCTCGACTTGGCGATCGGCGCGTTTTCCACGCGCATGAGCGGTCTGGTGTACATGCCGCTGTACCGCGAGCAACACTGGCTGTATTGCAGCAGCCGGCATCCGCTGTTCAACGAGCGGCGAATTCCCGAGCAGGTCATCACCCAGCAACGCATGGTTGGCCGTGGTTACTGGAGCCAGGCAGAGCTGGCGCGCCATGGTTTCAAGCACAGCGCGGCGACTGTGGAAAGTATGGAGGCGCAACTGATTCTGGTGCTGTCCGGCGCCTACATCGGTTACCTGCCGGAGCACTACGCCCAGGCCTGGGCCGACAAGGGCGACTTGCGCGTGTTGCTGCCGGCAACTTTCGGTTATCAGGCACCGTTCTCGATGATCATGCGTCGTGGCCGCAGCCGCGAACCGCTGATCCAGACCTTCCGTGATTTGCTCAAAGCACAGCTCAATCAGGCATAG
- a CDS encoding DTW domain-containing protein: protein MSRPQCPRCLRPQTHCLCPLIPSLDSRTRVLLLQHPSEVNHALNTARLAALGLTNAELIVGEVFEDLPALLNRPGYQARLLFPADDAQPMQAYRESDEPLLLVVPDGTWRKARKMLHLNPLLAALPRVTLAQGGVSRYRLRKAPGPGALSTIEAIVQALETLEAPTTFSPLLKPFEALIEGQIAAMGAEVFQRNHGDR, encoded by the coding sequence ATGTCCAGACCGCAATGCCCGCGCTGCCTGCGCCCACAAACCCACTGCCTGTGCCCGCTGATCCCGAGCCTCGACAGCCGCACCCGCGTTCTGCTGTTGCAGCATCCGAGCGAGGTCAATCACGCGCTCAACACCGCGCGACTGGCGGCGCTGGGTTTGACCAATGCCGAGCTGATTGTGGGGGAGGTGTTCGAGGATTTGCCGGCGTTGTTGAACCGACCCGGTTATCAGGCGCGGTTGCTGTTTCCCGCTGACGATGCGCAGCCGATGCAGGCTTACCGCGAATCCGATGAGCCGCTGCTGTTGGTGGTGCCGGACGGCACCTGGCGCAAGGCGCGCAAGATGCTCCATCTCAATCCATTGTTGGCGGCGTTGCCGCGGGTGACGCTGGCGCAGGGCGGGGTGTCGCGTTACCGGTTGCGCAAGGCGCCGGGGCCGGGGGCGTTGTCGACGATTGAGGCGATTGTGCAGGCGCTGGAAACCCTTGAGGCGCCGACGACTTTTTCGCCGTTACTGAAGCCGTTCGAGGCGTTGATCGAGGGGCAGATTGCGGCGATGGGGGCGGAGGTTTTTCAGCGTAATCATGGCGACAGATAA
- a CDS encoding HlyD family type I secretion periplasmic adaptor subunit — protein sequence MSAASDSKSRGYFDSFGKSAEAEFMPETAGAALQDSPRWSRITVWLAAALLISALVWAKFAVLEEVTMGEGKAIPSSKVQVIQNLEGGIVTEIFVREGQMVNKGDKLLRLDDTRFLSNKGESEADRYALTAQVERLSAEAEGRPFKLSDEVIAKAPQVAEDERALYDQRQRRLASEQRTLTEQLRQKTQELAEFRSKQGQYSSSLALLQQEMNMSAPLVGTGAVSPVEILRLKRSAVEIRGSLNATTLAIPRAESAINEIKSKIDESEQTFRSDAAKDLNQKRTDLSKITASSIAIDDRVSRTTVTSPVHGVIKQLKVNTIGGVVQPGSDMVEIVPLEDNLLIEAKVRPQDVAFLHPGQKAMVKFSAYDYTIYGGLSAKLELIGADTITDDKGNSFYLIQVRTDKNHLGGDVKPLLIIPGMVATVDIITGEKSVLDYLLKPVLKARTEAMRER from the coding sequence ATGTCTGCAGCTTCAGATAGCAAATCACGCGGCTACTTCGACAGTTTCGGCAAAAGCGCCGAAGCCGAGTTCATGCCGGAAACCGCCGGCGCGGCATTGCAGGATTCGCCGCGCTGGTCGCGGATCACCGTGTGGCTGGCGGCAGCGCTGTTGATCAGTGCGCTGGTCTGGGCCAAGTTCGCCGTGCTCGAAGAAGTGACCATGGGCGAAGGCAAGGCGATTCCCTCGAGCAAGGTCCAGGTGATCCAGAACCTTGAGGGCGGGATCGTCACCGAGATCTTTGTCCGTGAAGGACAGATGGTGAACAAGGGCGACAAACTGTTGCGCCTGGATGACACGCGGTTTCTGTCGAACAAGGGTGAGAGCGAAGCCGATCGTTACGCCCTGACCGCGCAAGTCGAACGCCTTTCCGCCGAAGCCGAGGGCCGTCCGTTCAAGCTGTCTGACGAAGTGATCGCCAAGGCGCCACAGGTCGCCGAAGACGAGCGCGCGCTGTATGACCAGCGCCAACGGCGTCTGGCCAGTGAGCAACGCACCCTCACCGAACAACTGCGGCAGAAGACTCAGGAGCTGGCGGAGTTTCGCTCCAAGCAAGGCCAGTACAGCTCCAGTCTGGCGCTGCTGCAGCAAGAGATGAACATGTCGGCGCCACTGGTCGGCACGGGTGCGGTATCACCGGTGGAGATCCTGCGACTGAAACGCAGCGCGGTGGAAATTCGCGGTTCACTCAACGCAACGACCCTGGCGATCCCAAGGGCCGAATCGGCAATCAACGAGATCAAGAGCAAGATCGACGAGTCGGAACAGACCTTCCGCTCCGACGCCGCCAAGGACCTCAATCAGAAACGCACCGACCTGTCGAAAATCACCGCCTCGAGCATCGCCATCGACGACCGCGTCAGCCGCACCACCGTGACCTCGCCCGTGCACGGGGTGATCAAGCAGCTGAAGGTCAACACGATCGGCGGCGTGGTGCAGCCGGGTAGCGACATGGTGGAAATCGTGCCGCTGGAAGACAACCTGCTGATCGAAGCCAAGGTCCGTCCGCAAGACGTCGCGTTCCTCCATCCGGGCCAGAAAGCCATGGTCAAGTTCAGTGCTTATGACTACACGATCTATGGCGGCCTGAGCGCAAAACTGGAACTGATCGGCGCCGACACCATCACCGATGACAAGGGCAACAGCTTCTACCTGATTCAGGTGCGCACAGATAAAAACCACTTGGGCGGCGATGTGAAACCGCTGCTGATCATCCCGGGGATGGTGGCGACGGTGGACATCATTACCGGGGAGAAAAGTGTGCTGGATTATCTGCTTAAACCGGTGCTCAAAGCCCGGACCGAGGCGATGCGGGAGCGGTAG